One genomic region from bacterium encodes:
- a CDS encoding geranylgeranylglycerol-phosphate geranylgeranyltransferase produces MPPGEFSSAPRSTRSRFEFHRLTETLSAFYALSRPMNVLIAGLSIFLAGSVCGIDAAWRQLILACAVGALITAAANGINDYFDIEIDRINKPHRPLPSARITKGECLLFVLLCFAAAVVLAFLINFWALVITLSSSLLLYWYSARLKRTVLWGNLAVSLVTGLAFFFGGVAVGHFQRALIPAVFSFLMHLGREIIKDMEDVEGDAALQAMTLPVVYGLLPARRLATAVLLLLLVVTWAPWTLGFYGIGYLLILLAGVHSVLLLVIWAIWRRPGRATWGWTSSVLKADMLVGLLAIYAGRW; encoded by the coding sequence ATGCCACCGGGCGAATTCTCCAGCGCTCCGCGCAGCACGCGGTCGAGGTTCGAATTCCACCGTTTGACGGAGACGCTGAGCGCCTTTTATGCGCTCTCCCGGCCAATGAATGTCCTCATCGCCGGGCTTTCTATCTTTCTGGCGGGATCGGTATGCGGCATCGACGCAGCCTGGCGGCAGTTGATCCTAGCGTGTGCGGTCGGGGCGCTGATCACGGCTGCAGCCAACGGGATCAACGATTACTTTGACATCGAGATCGACCGCATCAACAAGCCGCATCGACCTTTGCCCTCAGCTCGGATCACCAAAGGCGAGTGTTTGCTCTTTGTGTTGCTCTGTTTTGCGGCGGCTGTGGTTCTGGCGTTCCTGATCAATTTCTGGGCTCTGGTCATCACCCTCTCCTCCAGCCTGCTGCTCTACTGGTACAGCGCGCGCCTCAAGCGCACGGTACTCTGGGGCAATCTGGCTGTGAGCCTGGTGACCGGGCTGGCTTTCTTTTTTGGCGGCGTCGCGGTTGGTCATTTCCAGCGAGCCCTGATCCCCGCGGTTTTCAGCTTTTTGATGCACCTCGGTCGCGAAATCATCAAGGATATGGAGGATGTGGAGGGAGATGCCGCTTTACAGGCGATGACACTTCCGGTGGTTTATGGCCTCCTCCCCGCGCGGCGGCTGGCCACTGCCGTGCTGCTGCTACTCCTGGTGGTAACCTGGGCACCCTGGACGCTGGGATTCTACGGCATCGGTTATCTGCTGATCCTGTTGGCGGGCGTCCATTCCGTGCTGCTGCTGGTGATTTGGGCGATATGGCGCCGGCCGGGTCGCGCCACCTGGGGGTGGACGAGCTCCGTGCTCAAGGCGGACATGCTGGTGGGGCTTCTGGCCATCTACGCCGGGCGCTGGTGA
- the mpl gene encoding UDP-N-acetylmuramate:L-alanyl-gamma-D-glutamyl-meso-diaminopimelate ligase, producing MNARKPQRIYFLAICGTAMASLAAMLQHMGYRVYGSDSGIYPPMSDFLATLGIEAFSGFDPAHLDPAPDLVVVGNVISRGNVEIEEILDRRIPYISLPDALREFCIRGHRSIVVTGTHGKTTTTSLIAWIFEQAGRDPNFLVGGIPNNFGRGFQVGKGEEIILEGDEYDSAYFDKAAKFLRYLPDIGVINHIEFDHADIYNNLEEILVAFRRFVNLIPRSGLLVSCADYETVRGVSERAFCPVESFGFSVEALWQPRDLVLTGTGIRFTVLHGGEALGEVEVDLLGDHNVRNVLAAIAVARHGGIAFSSIQAALKSFTGIRRRLEFKGEAGGVAIYDDFGHHPTAILETLRGFRRCHPDRRIWALFEPRSATTRRSVFQNEMATAFAEADAALIAPVDRPDKAPAGQLFSTETLAADLRRMGREAVAVASVDEMLTYLLSRIQPGDVVISFSNGPFGGIHDKLLTALKE from the coding sequence ATGAATGCCAGAAAACCGCAGCGTATCTATTTTCTCGCTATTTGTGGTACGGCCATGGCCTCCCTGGCGGCGATGCTCCAGCACATGGGGTACCGGGTCTATGGGTCGGATAGCGGTATCTATCCACCGATGAGCGATTTTCTTGCCACACTGGGGATTGAGGCGTTTTCCGGTTTTGACCCAGCCCATCTCGATCCCGCGCCCGATCTGGTGGTGGTCGGCAATGTTATTTCGCGCGGCAATGTCGAGATCGAGGAGATACTCGACCGACGCATTCCCTATATCTCGCTGCCGGACGCCCTGCGGGAATTTTGCATCCGCGGGCACCGCTCGATTGTGGTCACAGGCACCCATGGCAAGACGACCACGACCTCCCTGATCGCCTGGATCTTCGAGCAAGCCGGGCGTGATCCCAATTTCCTCGTCGGCGGTATCCCCAATAATTTTGGTCGCGGCTTTCAAGTTGGCAAGGGCGAGGAGATCATTCTGGAGGGAGATGAGTATGATTCGGCCTACTTTGACAAGGCCGCCAAGTTCTTGCGCTACCTTCCGGATATCGGTGTTATCAACCACATCGAGTTCGATCATGCCGATATCTACAATAATCTGGAAGAGATCCTGGTCGCCTTCCGCCGCTTCGTCAACCTGATTCCGCGCAGCGGCCTTCTGGTCAGTTGTGCCGATTACGAGACGGTTCGTGGTGTCAGCGAACGGGCTTTTTGTCCGGTTGAGAGTTTTGGCTTCTCTGTAGAGGCTTTATGGCAGCCTCGTGACCTTGTGCTGACCGGGACGGGAATCCGGTTCACCGTCCTGCACGGCGGTGAGGCCCTGGGGGAGGTGGAGGTTGACCTCCTTGGGGATCATAATGTGCGCAACGTGCTGGCGGCGATCGCTGTGGCCCGGCATGGCGGTATCGCCTTTTCTTCCATACAGGCCGCGCTGAAGAGCTTTACCGGCATCCGGCGTCGTCTCGAGTTCAAGGGAGAGGCCGGCGGTGTCGCAATTTATGATGATTTCGGCCATCACCCGACGGCTATCCTCGAGACTTTGCGGGGGTTTCGCCGCTGCCATCCGGACAGGCGGATCTGGGCGCTCTTTGAACCGCGCTCCGCCACGACTCGGCGCTCGGTTTTTCAAAACGAGATGGCCACAGCCTTTGCCGAGGCGGATGCCGCCCTGATCGCCCCGGTCGACCGACCTGATAAGGCCCCGGCGGGACAGCTTTTCTCCACCGAAACCCTAGCGGCCGACTTGCGCCGCATGGGTCGGGAGGCCGTTGCGGTGGCATCAGTCGATGAGATGCTCACATACCTCCTCAGCCGTATCCAGCCGGGAGATGTGGTCATTTCCTTCAGCAACGGTCCCTTTGGGGGCATTCATGATAAATTATTGACGGCATTAAAGGAATAG
- a CDS encoding R3H domain-containing nucleic acid-binding protein, whose protein sequence is MDRRSRTPREESSPKIIALVKQVEDNLMDALAPVCLTQLDASERRQVHRHFDHSTEYATKTYKITENEYELRVYPVGNLRRLAERSAEQAIKTGQKVALPPMSSYERFIIHEVLKGNDAVKGVSHGEGAERHIEIEPELYGRSLKKMIKKIKLI, encoded by the coding sequence ATGGATAGAAGAAGCAGAACCCCCCGCGAGGAGTCGAGTCCCAAAATCATTGCACTGGTGAAGCAGGTCGAGGATAACCTGATGGATGCGCTCGCTCCCGTTTGCCTGACGCAACTGGATGCCAGCGAGCGGCGCCAGGTGCACCGCCATTTTGACCACAGCACGGAATACGCCACCAAGACCTACAAGATCACCGAAAACGAATACGAACTACGGGTCTATCCGGTTGGCAATCTTCGCCGTCTGGCCGAGCGGAGTGCCGAGCAGGCGATCAAGACCGGCCAGAAAGTGGCCCTGCCGCCCATGAGCAGCTATGAACGGTTTATCATCCACGAGGTGCTCAAGGGGAACGATGCGGTGAAAGGGGTCAGTCATGGCGAAGGGGCGGAGCGCCATATTGAGATCGAGCCGGAGCTCTACGGACGCAGCTTAAAAAAGATGATCAAGAAGAT
- a CDS encoding helix-turn-helix domain-containing protein: protein MNEELKSLGEEIARQRQEKGMTIAQLSARTKITEGFLEKLEQGDFGFLPVVYIRAFIRAVAAEIGLDPEVMMRRFDNARGTAVPDRSTAETAAQPAPDKPFAPPAEKSLRLEPEERREPDDTGRFKSPFTLGLMLLALLALLYVFFSHKPSKEPNPMDAGISVVAPTAENQPLRDAPLVPVDEHNKVDSTAVSRLMLTLKSEETAWVRIVYQDSLVEEGVFTEGLSRSWISPEKFYLKIGNAGGIRLALDGQDLGYPGKKGQVVTIVVTKEGVAPLDPTAAPALLTRMQP, encoded by the coding sequence GTGAATGAAGAATTGAAATCCCTGGGCGAAGAGATCGCTCGACAGCGCCAGGAAAAGGGCATGACCATCGCCCAGCTTTCCGCCAGGACCAAGATCACCGAAGGGTTTCTGGAAAAACTGGAACAGGGCGATTTTGGCTTTTTACCGGTTGTCTATATCCGGGCCTTCATCCGTGCCGTGGCCGCCGAGATCGGTCTTGATCCGGAGGTGATGATGCGGCGTTTCGACAATGCCCGTGGTACTGCGGTCCCCGACCGTTCCACAGCCGAGACGGCGGCACAACCAGCACCGGATAAACCCTTTGCCCCGCCGGCCGAAAAGAGCCTGCGATTGGAGCCGGAGGAGCGGCGTGAACCCGATGATACCGGCCGCTTCAAAAGTCCCTTCACACTGGGTCTTATGCTTCTCGCGCTTCTCGCGCTGCTCTATGTTTTTTTCAGCCACAAACCAAGCAAGGAGCCAAATCCCATGGATGCCGGGATCTCCGTTGTCGCTCCGACGGCAGAGAACCAGCCCTTGCGGGATGCTCCCCTGGTGCCCGTGGATGAGCATAACAAAGTGGACAGCACGGCCGTTTCCCGGTTGATGCTAACCTTAAAGTCGGAGGAGACCGCCTGGGTCCGCATTGTCTACCAGGACAGTCTGGTCGAGGAAGGGGTTTTTACGGAAGGTCTGAGCCGGTCGTGGATCAGCCCGGAGAAATTCTACCTCAAGATCGGCAATGCCGGAGGGATCCGGCTGGCTCTGGATGGTCAGGACCTTGGCTATCCGGGCAAGAAGGGCCAGGTGGTGACGATCGTGGTGACCAAAGAGGGGGTGGCCCCGCTCGATCCCACCGCGGCGCCCGCCCTGCTCACCCGGATGCAACCCTGA
- the dtd gene encoding D-aminoacyl-tRNA deacylase: MRALLQRVTHSQVRVGDEVIGAIGRGLTILLGIHSEDTPQIAERMAEKIAQLRIFADTAGKTNLSAAEVGAEMLVISQFTLYADCRRGRRPGFSYAARPEIAEPLYEHFLAVLGRLGFRTARGRFGAEMVVELANEGPFTLYLDSDEFEV, translated from the coding sequence ATGCGGGCACTATTGCAGCGGGTCACCCATTCTCAGGTCAGGGTGGGTGACGAAGTCATCGGAGCGATCGGACGCGGCTTGACCATTCTTCTGGGCATCCACAGCGAGGATACCCCGCAGATCGCTGAGCGGATGGCTGAAAAGATCGCGCAGCTACGGATTTTTGCCGACACTGCGGGCAAGACCAATCTTTCGGCGGCGGAGGTGGGCGCGGAGATGCTGGTCATCTCCCAGTTTACCCTTTACGCCGACTGCCGTCGCGGTCGGAGGCCGGGTTTTTCCTATGCAGCGCGTCCGGAGATCGCGGAACCGCTCTACGAGCATTTTCTCGCAGTCCTGGGTCGGCTGGGATTCAGGACCGCCAGAGGCCGGTTCGGTGCCGAAATGGTAGTTGAGTTGGCCAATGAGGGCCCCTTTACCCTGTATCTAGACAGCGATGAATTTGAGGTATGA
- a CDS encoding type II CAAX endopeptidase family protein codes for MKKGVFYFSIALAFLLWYVMFVLRPFNFWLMMAFSTSLLSLIVLWIGKPFAEKGEWRWSNVLIGVVSALVLYGVFWIGNQVLVLGERLLPQLISSRPENLASIYGNRGSLAPHWIALLLFFPIGFGEEFFWRGLVQNRFSTRLGRWRAFFLTTFLYTAVHFATGNLVLLLAAVTCGLYWGALYAWRGALLPVLISHMIWDPLIFVFFPVQ; via the coding sequence ATGAAAAAAGGTGTTTTCTATTTTTCCATTGCCTTGGCGTTCTTGCTCTGGTATGTGATGTTTGTTCTCCGGCCCTTCAATTTCTGGTTGATGATGGCCTTCAGCACGAGCCTGCTCTCGCTGATCGTGCTCTGGATCGGCAAGCCTTTCGCGGAGAAGGGCGAGTGGCGCTGGAGCAACGTGCTGATTGGTGTGGTCTCGGCGTTGGTGCTTTACGGCGTGTTCTGGATCGGCAACCAGGTGCTCGTGCTCGGGGAGAGACTGCTGCCGCAGCTCATCTCCAGCCGGCCGGAAAACCTGGCGTCGATCTATGGCAACCGCGGCAGTCTGGCGCCGCACTGGATCGCCCTGCTGCTTTTTTTCCCGATCGGCTTCGGCGAGGAATTCTTTTGGCGGGGGCTGGTGCAGAACAGGTTCAGCACCCGCTTGGGCCGCTGGCGTGCTTTTTTCCTCACCACTTTTCTCTATACGGCCGTTCACTTCGCCACCGGCAACCTGGTCTTGCTCCTGGCGGCGGTTACTTGCGGACTCTATTGGGGGGCCCTGTATGCCTGGCGGGGTGCACTGTTGCCCGTGTTGATCTCGCATATGATCTGGGATCCCCTGATTTTTGTTTTTTTCCCGGTTCAATAG
- a CDS encoding Maf family protein, whose product MTMYLENHLPHRPCYLASQSPRRKQLLQLIGLKFHVIPSSVDEAACTETDPARHVQTLALAKAEEVGRRVETGLIVGADTIVVLDEEILGKPVDEDEAAKMLRRLSGRTHQVYTGFAIHYRPEGESITGYEVTNVHFRPLEEWEIRSYVDSGGPMDKAGAYGIQDQSALFADRIEGCFYNVVGFPLTRFYLTLLNFNKE is encoded by the coding sequence ATGACCATGTATCTTGAAAACCATCTACCCCATCGTCCATGTTATCTGGCTTCCCAATCACCGCGGCGCAAACAGCTGCTGCAGCTGATCGGCCTGAAATTTCATGTCATCCCCAGCAGCGTGGACGAGGCGGCCTGCACCGAGACTGATCCCGCCCGGCATGTGCAGACCCTCGCTCTGGCCAAGGCAGAAGAGGTCGGACGCCGCGTGGAGACCGGCCTGATCGTCGGCGCTGATACCATCGTGGTGCTCGATGAGGAAATTCTCGGCAAACCCGTCGACGAGGACGAAGCCGCCAAGATGCTGCGGCGGCTGAGCGGGCGCACCCATCAGGTCTATACCGGATTTGCCATTCACTACCGGCCAGAGGGAGAGAGCATCACCGGTTATGAGGTGACCAATGTCCATTTTCGTCCCCTGGAGGAATGGGAGATCCGCAGTTATGTCGATTCGGGTGGTCCGATGGACAAGGCCGGCGCTTATGGTATTCAGGACCAGAGTGCGCTGTTTGCCGACCGGATTGAGGGCTGTTTTTACAATGTCGTCGGATTTCCCTTAACCCGATTTTATTTGACCCTGTTGAATTTTAACAAAGAGTAA
- the smc gene encoding chromosome segregation protein SMC → MYLSELTIVGFKSFAKKTHLKMHDGITGIVGPNGCGKSNIVDSIRWVMGEQKSGALRSEVMGNVIFNGTATAKPVGMAEVSLKIENSGNTLPIDYAEVIITRRLFRSGESQYLINGNSCRLKDILDLFMDTGAGPHTYSVIELPQVERILSGKEDERRHIFEEAAGITKYKLRRKATFRKLESTEKDLIRIEDIMSEVEKNVRSLRRQVAKAERYQEIITELRDQEIKLANHDFSQILDELEPAEVKLGLIKDEREGASSLLASQDADYEATRAQLLEIEKKLLENQRAVSDLAREIQKFEERILVNKERIRSLEEAGVRSSQEKELFEARLVELQEKYNTTRERLRVAEHHLEEKRAEYEKKNAEYQAVRIQFETQRVLAREAETQVLRITEELSRKQNEGERLKATEENLSQRIRQLENEAAREEARAAELTEILAASRAEEAGLVETLGKSKQRLVEISRREEEAKRLFEALQKAESQDRSRIEVLGHQAEMVRRLIDTFEDYPAGVRFLATLKKEGFATHGPLANIIRVENQHRTAIAAALAEAATYLVVEESTMAFNGIGLLREERRGIVTFAPRLEMGESLRERPTLSDLGVIGWADELVSCEERFQGLVRHVLGPFIVTQDLQTAHRVFAALRGQSYNVVTLSGEVLAHSGFIRGGVLSKSQSDFVGRQEQLGGLIKELEKLNQAAEARRIQLAQRETEIQENKIEAEKLRKDILEAEQALGSLRIQLGRQTFEEQALSESRAKRESEKQRLIGELSQLGHNLELQSLGADDLQMQRKENALKAAALGEEIKGIEQRVDLAAKEARELNVEVARLQSDFEAMRRESDALSQQIAETESLIKSRLEESQKAAAEIQELGEVNEHYNEEVRRQQARRFELQAVLDELEEQQYQANTRVAEAEKLIRSSRSKFDLLSESAHQIELRVSELKLKAENLQARMWTEFEYKPQRQAAEPEFNADTVRQQLESLRERIKEVGPVNLLALKEYEQEKERLEFLQTQRDDLIKARKNLTDTIEIINTTARQKFLETFEQVQRNFAEVFSKFFAGGRASLVLQETADPLESEIEIFATPGGKKPAALSLLSGGEKSLTAISLLFAIYLVKPSPFCIFDEVDAPLDDQNVQRFTHALREFSQNTQFIVVTHNKLTMRAADQLYGVTMEEQGISKLVSVRFDPMKNDQLVPEAGAAPVN, encoded by the coding sequence GTGTACCTTTCAGAACTAACTATAGTCGGTTTCAAGTCTTTTGCCAAAAAGACGCATCTCAAGATGCATGACGGCATAACCGGTATCGTCGGCCCAAACGGCTGCGGCAAGAGCAATATTGTCGATTCGATCCGCTGGGTCATGGGCGAGCAGAAGAGTGGCGCCTTGCGCAGCGAAGTGATGGGCAACGTGATCTTTAACGGTACCGCCACAGCCAAACCCGTCGGCATGGCCGAGGTCTCGCTGAAGATCGAGAACAGCGGCAACACCTTGCCGATAGATTATGCCGAGGTTATTATCACGCGCCGGCTGTTTCGTTCCGGCGAGAGCCAGTACCTCATCAACGGCAACAGCTGCCGCCTTAAGGATATTCTGGATCTTTTCATGGATACGGGAGCCGGTCCGCATACCTATTCCGTGATCGAGCTGCCTCAGGTTGAGCGCATCCTCAGCGGCAAGGAAGATGAACGGCGGCACATCTTCGAAGAGGCCGCAGGGATCACAAAATACAAGCTGCGACGCAAGGCCACCTTCCGCAAACTTGAATCGACCGAAAAGGATCTGATCCGCATCGAGGACATCATGTCCGAAGTGGAAAAGAATGTGCGCTCGTTGCGACGCCAGGTGGCCAAGGCGGAGCGTTATCAAGAGATTATCACCGAGCTGCGCGACCAGGAAATCAAGCTGGCGAATCACGACTTTAGCCAGATTCTGGATGAGCTCGAGCCTGCCGAAGTCAAGCTGGGCTTGATCAAGGACGAGCGGGAAGGTGCCTCGAGTTTGCTCGCCAGCCAGGATGCCGATTATGAGGCCACGCGCGCCCAGCTGCTTGAAATTGAGAAAAAATTGCTCGAAAACCAGCGCGCGGTCTCCGACCTGGCCCGTGAAATCCAGAAATTTGAGGAGCGGATTCTGGTCAACAAGGAGCGCATCCGCTCCCTGGAAGAGGCCGGTGTGCGGTCCAGCCAGGAGAAAGAGCTGTTTGAGGCCCGGCTGGTGGAATTGCAGGAAAAGTACAACACCACCCGGGAGCGGCTGCGTGTGGCAGAACACCATCTCGAAGAAAAGCGCGCGGAGTATGAGAAGAAAAACGCGGAGTATCAAGCGGTCCGCATCCAGTTCGAGACGCAGCGTGTTCTCGCCCGCGAAGCGGAGACTCAGGTGCTGCGGATCACCGAAGAACTGAGCCGGAAGCAGAATGAGGGGGAACGCCTCAAGGCAACCGAAGAAAACCTCAGCCAACGCATCAGGCAGCTGGAAAACGAAGCGGCGCGCGAAGAGGCCCGCGCAGCGGAGTTGACGGAGATCCTCGCCGCGAGTCGTGCAGAAGAGGCGGGTCTGGTTGAAACGCTCGGCAAAAGCAAGCAGCGTTTAGTTGAAATCAGCCGACGAGAGGAGGAGGCGAAGCGGCTCTTTGAGGCACTGCAAAAAGCTGAATCCCAGGATCGCAGCCGGATCGAGGTGCTCGGTCATCAAGCCGAGATGGTGCGCCGGCTGATCGATACCTTTGAGGATTATCCCGCCGGTGTGCGTTTTCTCGCAACCCTAAAGAAGGAAGGTTTTGCCACCCACGGGCCACTGGCCAATATCATCCGGGTCGAGAATCAGCATCGCACCGCCATCGCTGCGGCGCTGGCGGAGGCGGCCACCTATCTGGTGGTGGAGGAGTCCACCATGGCCTTCAACGGCATTGGGCTGCTGCGCGAGGAGAGGCGGGGCATCGTCACTTTTGCGCCGCGGCTGGAGATGGGCGAGAGTCTGCGCGAGCGGCCGACTCTGTCGGATTTGGGGGTGATCGGTTGGGCCGATGAACTGGTCTCCTGTGAAGAGCGGTTTCAGGGCCTGGTCCGTCATGTGTTGGGCCCCTTCATCGTCACCCAGGATCTGCAGACGGCGCATCGGGTCTTCGCGGCATTGCGGGGCCAGTCCTACAATGTCGTGACGCTGTCCGGCGAAGTTCTGGCGCATAGCGGTTTTATCCGCGGCGGAGTGCTAAGCAAGAGCCAATCCGATTTCGTCGGCCGGCAGGAGCAGCTGGGTGGATTGATCAAAGAGCTTGAAAAGTTGAACCAGGCTGCCGAGGCACGCCGGATCCAATTGGCTCAACGTGAAACCGAAATCCAGGAAAACAAGATCGAAGCCGAGAAACTGCGCAAGGATATCCTGGAAGCGGAACAGGCGCTGGGTTCGTTGCGGATTCAGCTGGGTCGCCAGACCTTCGAGGAGCAGGCGCTCAGCGAGAGCCGGGCCAAGCGCGAGAGCGAGAAACAGCGGCTGATCGGAGAATTGAGTCAGCTTGGCCACAATCTGGAGCTGCAAAGCCTGGGCGCCGATGATTTGCAGATGCAGCGCAAGGAGAATGCCCTCAAGGCTGCAGCATTGGGCGAGGAGATCAAGGGGATCGAGCAACGGGTCGATTTGGCTGCAAAAGAGGCACGCGAGTTGAACGTGGAGGTCGCCCGGCTACAGAGTGACTTTGAGGCAATGCGCCGTGAGAGCGATGCCCTCAGCCAGCAGATAGCCGAGACCGAGTCGTTGATTAAGTCGCGTCTCGAAGAGAGCCAAAAGGCGGCGGCCGAGATCCAGGAGTTGGGCGAGGTCAACGAGCACTACAACGAGGAGGTTCGCAGGCAGCAGGCCCGCCGGTTCGAATTGCAGGCGGTGCTCGACGAACTGGAAGAGCAGCAGTACCAGGCCAACACGCGGGTAGCGGAGGCGGAAAAGCTGATCCGTTCTTCGCGTAGCAAATTCGACTTGCTCTCCGAGTCTGCGCATCAGATCGAGTTGCGGGTTTCCGAACTGAAGCTGAAGGCGGAGAATCTGCAGGCACGGATGTGGACGGAATTCGAATACAAACCACAGCGGCAGGCAGCGGAACCTGAGTTCAATGCAGATACTGTGCGCCAGCAGCTCGAGAGTCTGCGTGAGCGCATCAAGGAGGTGGGACCGGTCAATCTCCTTGCCCTCAAGGAGTATGAGCAGGAGAAAGAACGGCTTGAATTCTTGCAGACCCAGCGCGATGATCTCATCAAGGCGCGAAAAAATCTCACGGACACGATTGAGATTATCAACACGACCGCGCGGCAGAAATTTCTCGAGACCTTCGAGCAGGTGCAGCGGAATTTTGCTGAGGTTTTCAGCAAGTTTTTTGCTGGCGGCCGGGCCAGTCTGGTATTACAGGAGACGGCTGATCCGCTCGAATCGGAGATCGAAATCTTCGCCACCCCGGGCGGCAAGAAGCCGGCGGCTTTGAGCCTACTCTCGGGCGGAGAAAAGTCGCTGACCGCCATCTCGCTGCTTTTCGCCATTTATCTAGTCAAGCCGAGCCCCTTCTGCATTTTTGACGAGGTGGACGCTCCGCTCGATGATCAGAATGTCCAGCGTTTCACACATGCCTTGCGTGAATTTTCCCAAAATACCCAATTTATCGTCGTGACGCACAACAAGCTCACCATGCGCGCAGCCGACCAGCTCTACGGCGTCACGATGGAGGAACAGGGCATCTCCAAACTGGTCTCCGTCCGTTTCGATCCAATGAAAAACGATCAATTGGTGCCTGAGGCCGGCGCTGCGCCAGTCAATTAA
- a CDS encoding GWxTD domain-containing protein has protein sequence MRVKIKWRPAITGIFLALAALLQPAAGQETQKSEPQFRFNIDYARSYYSDSLTYCELYAVIPRKQLTYLQDQGRFKAEFKATAEVFRQDSLVGSKIWRNVNYVDSLADISGDQSLFCLNHFILPDGDYTLAFTIEDLHSGTAKGTYRFPLQIAAFKGPGLELSDLHISGSIIRDTTASPFFKNGFQVTPNPSGLFGLGLPILYLYSEIYHLAPASSDSGGKYRVAYKIYNAEGQAVKEVAPRMRNKPGDSAVEVTGINVVTLVSGAYRVVEEVTDLETGLKATGLRKFFVYREGDFAGEAAAPLQKPEEIKGAGSAGIDADRYQTMGEKEINQEFDYTRYISTKEERNTFKKLNLPGKRAFMKEFWSGRDPSPGTPENEYKQDYLARVQKANTSYRGSFREGWRTDRGRILLVYGAPDEVERFPFSNDNRAYEIWHYYSVQGGVQFYFVDKRDTGDLELVHSTARGEIYDEDWEHWKNPSN, from the coding sequence ATGCGGGTTAAGATCAAATGGCGTCCAGCCATCACAGGGATTTTTCTCGCTCTGGCTGCCTTGCTGCAGCCGGCTGCTGGTCAGGAGACGCAGAAGTCAGAGCCGCAATTCCGCTTCAACATCGATTATGCCCGCTCGTATTATTCGGATAGCCTTACCTATTGTGAGCTCTATGCAGTCATCCCGCGGAAGCAGCTGACCTACCTTCAGGATCAGGGGCGCTTTAAGGCGGAGTTCAAGGCGACCGCCGAGGTTTTTCGCCAGGACTCGCTGGTGGGTTCGAAGATCTGGCGGAATGTCAATTACGTCGACAGCCTGGCCGATATCAGCGGGGACCAGAGTCTCTTTTGCCTGAACCATTTTATCCTGCCGGACGGCGATTATACGCTCGCCTTCACGATCGAGGATCTCCATAGTGGAACCGCAAAGGGAACCTACCGCTTTCCCCTGCAAATTGCGGCCTTTAAGGGACCGGGCCTCGAGCTCAGCGATCTTCACATTAGTGGATCTATCATTCGTGATACCACCGCATCCCCCTTTTTCAAGAACGGATTTCAGGTTACGCCCAATCCCTCGGGACTCTTTGGTCTCGGGCTGCCCATTCTTTATCTTTATTCCGAAATCTACCATCTGGCTCCGGCCAGCAGTGACAGCGGGGGTAAATACCGTGTTGCCTATAAAATCTACAATGCCGAGGGTCAAGCGGTCAAGGAGGTAGCACCGCGGATGCGCAACAAGCCGGGCGATTCCGCCGTCGAGGTGACGGGGATCAACGTGGTCACCCTGGTCTCGGGCGCCTATCGGGTGGTGGAAGAGGTGACCGACCTGGAGACCGGGTTGAAGGCAACGGGTCTGCGTAAGTTTTTTGTCTATCGCGAGGGGGATTTTGCCGGAGAGGCAGCCGCCCCTCTGCAAAAGCCGGAGGAGATTAAGGGAGCAGGCAGCGCCGGCATCGATGCCGATCGTTATCAGACGATGGGCGAGAAGGAGATCAACCAGGAGTTTGACTACACCCGCTATATCTCGACCAAGGAGGAGCGCAACACCTTCAAGAAGCTCAATCTACCGGGCAAACGGGCTTTCATGAAGGAATTCTGGTCCGGGCGCGATCCCAGTCCGGGCACGCCAGAGAATGAATACAAGCAGGATTATCTTGCGCGGGTGCAAAAGGCCAACACCTCGTATCGCGGCTCATTTCGTGAGGGATGGCGCACCGACCGCGGCCGCATTCTGCTGGTTTATGGCGCTCCGGACGAGGTGGAACGATTCCCGTTCAGCAATGACAACCGCGCCTATGAAATCTGGCACTACTACTCCGTCCAGGGCGGGGTGCAGTTCTATTTTGTCGACAAGCGGGACACCGGCGACCTCGAGCTCGTCCACTCCACAGCCCGTGGCGAGATCTATGACGAGGATTGGGAACACTGGAAGAACCCCAGCAATTGA